Proteins from a single region of Lelliottia sp. JS-SCA-14:
- the oppF gene encoding murein tripeptide/oligopeptide ABC transporter ATP binding protein OppF, whose product MNAIDEKRNVLLEIADLKVHFDIKDGKQWFWQPSKTLKAVDGVTLRLYEGETLGVVGESGCGKSTFARAIIGLVKATDGKVAWLGKDLLGMKQDEWRAVRSDIQMIFQDPLASLNPRMNIGDIIAEPLRTYHPKMPRQEVRDRVKAMMMKVGLLPNLINRYPHEFSGGQCQRIGIARALILEPKLIICDEPVSALDVSIQAQVVNLLQKLQREMGLSLIFIAHDLAVVKHISDRVLVMYLGHAVELGTYDEVYHNPLHPYTKALMSAVPVPDPDLEKNKVIQLLEGELPSPINPPSGCVFRTRCPMAGPECAQTRPVLEGSFRHAVSCLKVDPL is encoded by the coding sequence ATGAACGCCATCGACGAAAAAAGAAATGTCCTGCTCGAGATCGCTGACTTAAAAGTGCATTTCGACATTAAAGACGGCAAACAGTGGTTCTGGCAGCCGTCGAAAACCCTGAAAGCGGTTGATGGCGTTACCCTGCGTCTGTACGAAGGGGAAACCCTTGGCGTAGTGGGCGAGTCTGGCTGCGGTAAGTCGACCTTCGCGCGCGCCATTATCGGCCTCGTCAAAGCGACGGACGGGAAGGTGGCCTGGCTGGGCAAAGATCTGCTGGGGATGAAACAGGACGAGTGGCGCGCCGTGCGCAGCGACATCCAGATGATTTTCCAGGATCCGCTCGCGTCCCTGAACCCGCGTATGAACATCGGGGATATCATTGCCGAGCCGCTGCGCACCTATCATCCGAAGATGCCGCGTCAGGAAGTGCGTGACCGCGTCAAAGCGATGATGATGAAAGTGGGCCTGCTGCCGAACCTCATCAACCGTTATCCGCACGAGTTCTCCGGCGGTCAGTGCCAGCGTATCGGGATCGCCCGCGCGCTGATTCTGGAACCGAAGCTGATTATTTGTGACGAACCGGTCTCTGCGCTGGACGTATCGATCCAGGCGCAGGTGGTGAACCTGCTGCAAAAACTGCAGCGTGAGATGGGGCTGTCGCTGATCTTCATCGCCCACGACCTGGCGGTAGTAAAGCACATCTCCGACCGCGTGCTGGTGATGTATCTCGGTCATGCCGTGGAGCTGGGCACCTACGATGAGGTGTACCACAACCCGCTGCACCCGTACACGAAAGCCCTGATGTCTGCGGTGCCGGTCCCTGACCCGGATCTGGAAAAAAATAAAGTTATCCAGCTTCTGGAAGGGGAACTGCCGTCGCCGATCAATCCGCCGTCAGGCTGCGTGTTCCGCACGCGTTGCCCAATGGCGGGGCCAGAATGTGCGCAAACCCGGCCCGTTCTGGAAGGAAGTTTCCGCCATGCGGTTTCCTGCCTGAAAGTAGACCCGTTATAA
- a CDS encoding ABC transporter ATP-binding protein: protein MTIIETATAPQAQQQQNVLLDVKDLRVTFKTPDGDVTAVNDLNFDLRAGETLGIVGESGSGKSQTAFALMGLLAPNGRIGGTAAFNGKNILNLPEHELNKLRAEQISMIFQDPMTSLNPYMRVGEQLMEVLMLHKGMNKAEAFEESVRMLDAVKMPEARKRMRMFPHEFSGGMRQRVMIAMALLCRPKLLIADEPTTALDVTVQAQIMTLLNELKREFNTAIIMITHDLGVVAGICDKVLVMYAGRTMEYGRARDVFYHPAHPYSIGLLNAVPRLDAEGESLLTIPGNPPNLLRLPKGCPFQPRCQYAMEICNSAPPLEEFAPGRLRACFKPHEELV from the coding sequence ATGACTATTATTGAAACGGCAACTGCGCCACAGGCGCAACAGCAGCAAAACGTGCTGCTGGATGTCAAAGACTTGCGCGTCACCTTTAAAACGCCTGACGGTGACGTCACGGCGGTGAACGATCTGAACTTCGATCTGCGCGCGGGCGAAACGCTCGGTATCGTGGGCGAATCCGGTTCCGGTAAATCGCAAACCGCGTTTGCCCTGATGGGCCTGCTGGCGCCAAACGGGCGCATCGGCGGTACCGCAGCCTTCAACGGGAAAAACATCCTTAACCTGCCTGAGCACGAGCTGAACAAGCTGCGCGCCGAGCAGATTTCGATGATTTTCCAGGACCCGATGACCTCCCTGAACCCGTACATGCGTGTGGGCGAGCAGCTGATGGAAGTCCTGATGCTGCACAAGGGCATGAACAAAGCCGAAGCCTTTGAAGAGTCGGTCAGAATGCTCGATGCAGTCAAAATGCCCGAAGCGCGTAAGCGCATGCGCATGTTCCCGCACGAGTTCTCCGGCGGGATGCGTCAGCGCGTGATGATCGCCATGGCGCTGCTGTGCCGGCCAAAACTGCTGATCGCCGATGAGCCAACCACCGCGCTGGACGTGACCGTTCAGGCGCAGATCATGACCCTGTTGAACGAACTGAAGCGTGAGTTCAACACCGCCATCATCATGATTACGCACGACCTCGGCGTCGTCGCCGGGATCTGCGATAAAGTACTGGTGATGTATGCCGGGCGTACCATGGAGTACGGCAGGGCGCGCGATGTGTTCTACCATCCGGCGCACCCGTACTCTATTGGTCTGCTGAATGCGGTTCCGCGTCTGGATGCCGAAGGTGAATCGCTGCTGACCATTCCGGGTAACCCGCCGAACCTGCTGCGTCTGCCGAAAGGCTGCCCGTTCCAGCCTCGCTGCCAGTACGCCATGGAGATCTGCAATAGCGCTCCGCCGCTGGAAGAGTTTGCACCAGGCCGCCTGCGCGCCTGCTTTAAGCCGCATGAGGAGCTGGTATGA
- the oppC gene encoding oligopeptide ABC transporter permease OppC: MMLSKKNSEALENFSEKLEVEGRSLWQDARRRFMHNRAAVASLVVLIFIALFVTLAPMLSQFTYFDTDWGMMSSAPDMVSGHYFGTDSSGRDLLVRVAIGGRISLMVGIAAALVAVIVGTLYGSLSGYLGGKVDSVMMRLLEILNSFPFMFFVILLVTFFGQNILLIFVAIGMVSWLDMARIVRGQTLSLKRKEFIEAAQVGGVSVSGIVVRHIVPNVLGVVVVYASLLVPSMILFESFLSFLGLGTQEPLSSWGALLSDGANSMEVSPWLLLFPAGFLVVTLFCFNFIGDGLRDALDPKDR; the protein is encoded by the coding sequence ATGATGTTGAGTAAGAAAAACAGCGAGGCGCTGGAAAACTTCAGTGAGAAACTCGAAGTCGAAGGGCGCAGCCTGTGGCAAGACGCCCGCCGTCGCTTTATGCATAACCGCGCGGCGGTCGCCAGCCTGGTGGTGTTGATCTTCATCGCCTTGTTCGTAACCCTGGCACCGATGCTGTCTCAGTTTACCTATTTCGATACGGACTGGGGCATGATGTCCAGTGCGCCTGATATGGTGTCCGGCCACTACTTCGGCACCGACTCTTCGGGCCGCGACCTGCTGGTGCGTGTGGCTATCGGTGGTCGTATCTCCCTGATGGTCGGTATCGCCGCCGCGCTGGTGGCGGTGATCGTCGGCACGCTTTATGGCTCCCTTTCCGGCTATCTCGGCGGCAAAGTGGATTCCGTGATGATGCGTCTGCTGGAAATCCTGAACTCCTTCCCGTTCATGTTCTTCGTGATCCTGCTGGTGACCTTCTTTGGGCAAAACATCCTGCTGATCTTCGTGGCCATCGGGATGGTCTCCTGGCTGGATATGGCGCGTATCGTGCGCGGCCAGACCCTGAGCCTGAAGCGCAAAGAATTCATTGAAGCGGCACAGGTGGGCGGCGTTTCCGTCAGCGGGATTGTGGTGCGCCACATCGTCCCGAACGTGCTGGGTGTGGTGGTGGTGTATGCCTCACTGCTGGTGCCAAGCATGATCCTGTTTGAATCCTTCCTGAGCTTCCTCGGTCTGGGTACCCAGGAGCCGCTGAGCAGCTGGGGCGCATTGTTAAGCGACGGCGCAAACTCCATGGAAGTTTCTCCGTGGCTGCTGCTGTTCCCGGCTGGTTTCCTGGTGGTAACCCTGTTCTGTTTCAACTTTATCGGCGATGGCCTGCGTGATGCCCTCGACCCGAAAGACCGCTAA
- the oppB gene encoding oligopeptide ABC transporter permease OppB: MLKFILRRCLEAIPTLFILITISFFMMRLAPGSPFTSERALPPEVMANIEAKYHLNDPISTQYFNYLKQLAQGDFGPSFKYKDYSVNDLVASSFPVSAKLGAAAFILAVVLGVTAGVIAALKQNTRWDYTVMGIAMTGVVIPSFVVAPLLVMIFAITLKWLPGGGWNGGALKFMILPMVALSLAYIASIARITRGSMIEVLHSNFIRTARAKGLPMHRIVLRHALKPALLPVLSYMGPAFVGIITGSMVIETIYGLPGIGQLFVNGALNRDYSLVLSLTILVGALTILFNAVVDVLYAVIDPKIRY; encoded by the coding sequence ATGTTGAAATTTATCCTACGTCGCTGTCTTGAAGCGATACCGACGCTCTTTATTCTTATTACCATTTCATTCTTCATGATGCGACTCGCGCCGGGTAGTCCGTTTACCAGCGAGCGCGCACTGCCGCCAGAAGTCATGGCGAACATCGAAGCCAAATACCATTTAAACGATCCTATCTCCACGCAGTACTTCAATTATCTGAAGCAGCTGGCGCAGGGCGATTTTGGTCCATCGTTTAAATATAAAGACTATTCCGTCAACGACCTGGTGGCCTCAAGCTTCCCTGTTTCGGCGAAATTGGGCGCGGCGGCATTTATTCTTGCCGTTGTCCTCGGAGTCACCGCAGGCGTCATCGCCGCGCTGAAACAAAATACCCGATGGGACTACACGGTGATGGGGATCGCCATGACGGGGGTGGTTATCCCGAGCTTTGTGGTGGCGCCATTACTGGTGATGATTTTCGCCATCACGCTGAAGTGGCTGCCCGGAGGCGGCTGGAACGGCGGGGCGCTGAAATTCATGATTCTGCCGATGGTCGCGCTCTCTCTGGCTTATATCGCCAGCATCGCGCGTATCACCCGTGGCTCGATGATTGAAGTACTTCACTCCAACTTCATCCGCACCGCGCGGGCGAAAGGCCTGCCGATGCATCGCATCGTGCTCCGTCATGCGTTAAAACCTGCGCTGCTGCCAGTGCTCTCCTATATGGGCCCGGCGTTCGTTGGGATCATCACGGGTTCCATGGTCATCGAAACCATTTACGGCCTGCCGGGTATCGGCCAGCTGTTCGTGAATGGCGCGCTGAACCGTGACTACTCGCTGGTGCTCAGCCTGACGATTCTGGTCGGTGCACTGACAATCCTCTTTAACGCCGTTGTCGATGTGCTGTATGCCGTTATCGACCCGAAAATTCGCTACTAG
- the oppA gene encoding oligopeptide ABC transporter substrate-binding protein OppA: MSIITKKSLIAAGIFTALIAGNMAMAADVPAGVTLSEKQTMIRNNGAEPQSLDPNKIEGVPEANISRDLFEGLLITSTKDGHPIPGVAESWDNKDFKVWTFHLRKDAKWSNGEPVTAQDFVYSWQRLVDPNTASPYASYPQYGHILNVDEIIDGKKKPSELGVKAVDDHTLEVTLSEPVPYFYKLLVNPAMSPVNKAAIEKFGEKWTQPANIVTNGAYKLKDWVVNERIVMERNTHYWDNAKTVVDQITYLPISSEVTDVNRYRSGEIDMTYNNLPIELFQKLKKEIPTEVHVDPYLCTYYYEINNQKAPFNEARVRTALKLGLDRDIIVNKVKAQGDLPAFGYTPPYTDGAKLTKPEWFSWTQEKRNEEAKKLLAEAGYTADKPLTFNLLYNTSDLHKKLAIAASSIWKKNLGVDVKLVNQEWKTFLDTRHQGNYDVARAGWCADYNEPTSFLNTMLSDSSMNTAHYKSPAFDAIMKDTLKVTDEAQRTALYDKAEQQLGQDSAIVPVYYYVNARLVKPWVGGYTGKDPMDNIYTKDLYIIKH, encoded by the coding sequence ATGTCCATCATCACAAAAAAAAGTCTGATCGCCGCAGGAATTTTCACTGCGCTGATCGCAGGTAATATGGCAATGGCTGCTGATGTACCTGCAGGTGTCACACTGTCAGAAAAGCAAACCATGATCCGCAACAACGGCGCTGAGCCGCAATCTCTGGATCCGAACAAAATCGAAGGCGTTCCGGAAGCCAACATCAGCCGCGACCTGTTCGAAGGCCTGCTGATTACCTCCACAAAAGACGGTCACCCAATTCCTGGCGTGGCTGAATCCTGGGATAACAAAGACTTTAAAGTCTGGACATTCCACCTGCGTAAAGACGCAAAATGGTCCAACGGTGAACCTGTCACCGCACAAGATTTCGTATATAGCTGGCAGCGTCTGGTCGATCCAAACACCGCATCCCCGTACGCCAGCTATCCGCAGTACGGTCACATCCTGAACGTTGATGAAATCATCGACGGCAAAAAGAAACCTTCTGAGCTGGGCGTGAAAGCCGTTGACGACCACACCCTGGAAGTGACCCTGAGCGAACCTGTCCCGTATTTCTACAAACTGCTGGTTAACCCGGCCATGTCCCCGGTAAACAAAGCCGCCATCGAAAAATTCGGTGAGAAGTGGACTCAGCCTGCGAACATCGTGACTAACGGTGCCTACAAGCTGAAAGACTGGGTGGTTAACGAACGTATCGTGATGGAGCGTAATACCCACTACTGGGATAACGCCAAAACCGTCGTCGATCAGATTACCTATCTGCCGATCTCGTCTGAAGTCACCGACGTCAACCGCTACCGCAGCGGTGAGATTGACATGACCTATAACAACCTGCCGATCGAACTGTTCCAGAAACTGAAAAAAGAGATCCCGACCGAAGTTCACGTCGACCCGTATCTGTGTACTTACTACTACGAAATCAACAACCAGAAAGCGCCATTCAATGAAGCTCGCGTCCGTACCGCGCTGAAACTGGGTCTGGATCGCGACATCATCGTCAACAAAGTGAAAGCGCAGGGCGATCTGCCGGCGTTTGGCTACACCCCGCCATACACTGACGGTGCAAAACTGACTAAACCAGAGTGGTTCTCCTGGACTCAGGAAAAACGTAACGAAGAAGCGAAAAAACTGCTGGCTGAAGCTGGCTACACCGCGGATAAACCACTGACGTTTAACCTGCTGTACAACACCTCCGATCTGCACAAAAAACTGGCTATCGCCGCCTCCTCCATCTGGAAGAAAAACCTGGGTGTGGACGTGAAGCTGGTGAACCAGGAGTGGAAAACCTTCCTGGATACCCGTCATCAGGGCAACTATGACGTGGCACGTGCGGGCTGGTGTGCGGACTACAACGAACCGACTTCCTTCCTGAACACCATGCTGTCTGACAGCTCCATGAACACCGCGCACTATAAGAGCCCGGCCTTTGACGCGATCATGAAAGATACGCTGAAAGTGACCGACGAAGCGCAGCGCACCGCCCTGTACGACAAAGCGGAACAGCAGCTGGGTCAGGACTCTGCGATTGTACCGGTTTACTACTACGTGAACGCGCGTCTGGTGAAACCATGGGTTGGCGGTTATACCGGCAAAGACCCGATGGATAACATCTACACCAAAGATCTGTACATCATTAAGCATTAA
- a CDS encoding YchE family NAAT transporter: MTPLLFDFSTYFKFFIGLFALVNPVGIIPVFISMTSYQTAVARNKTNLTANMSVAIILLTSLFLGDSILQIFGISIDSFRIAGGILVVTIAMSMISGKLGEDKQNKQEKSETAVRESIGVVPLALPLMAGPGAISSTIVWGTRYHNWVHLVGFSVAIALFALCCWGVFRIAPWLVRLLGQTGINVITRIMGLLLMALGIEFIVTGLKSIFPGLLN, from the coding sequence GTGACCCCATTGCTCTTTGATTTTTCTACTTATTTTAAGTTTTTTATCGGTTTGTTCGCGCTGGTTAACCCGGTCGGGATCATTCCGGTCTTCATTAGTATGACCAGTTACCAGACGGCGGTTGCCAGAAACAAGACCAACCTGACGGCAAATATGTCAGTGGCCATCATTCTGCTGACCTCTCTCTTCCTCGGTGATTCGATTCTGCAGATCTTTGGCATCTCCATCGACTCCTTCCGTATTGCGGGCGGTATCCTGGTGGTGACCATTGCCATGTCGATGATCAGCGGAAAACTCGGAGAGGATAAACAGAACAAGCAGGAGAAATCGGAAACCGCGGTGCGTGAGAGCATCGGCGTGGTTCCGCTGGCGTTGCCGTTGATGGCGGGGCCAGGTGCCATCAGTTCGACCATCGTCTGGGGCACACGCTACCACAACTGGGTCCATCTGGTCGGTTTCTCGGTGGCGATCGCGTTGTTTGCCCTCTGCTGTTGGGGCGTGTTCCGCATTGCGCCGTGGCTGGTACGTTTGCTGGGTCAGACCGGGATTAACGTCATCACCCGTATTATGGGTCTGCTGCTGATGGCGCTCGGCATCGAATTTATTGTGACCGGGCTGAAAAGTATTTTCCCAGGGTTACTAAATTAA
- the adhE gene encoding bifunctional acetaldehyde-CoA/alcohol dehydrogenase, translating into MAVTNIAELNALVERVKKAQREYANFTQEQVDKIFRAAALAAADARIPLAKMAVAESGMGIVEDKVIKNHFASEYIYNAYKDEKTCGVLDEDHTFGTITIAEPIGIICGIVPTTNPTSTAIFKSLISLKTRNAIIFSPHPRAKDATNKAADIVLQAAIAAGAPKDLIGWIDQPSVELSNALMHHPDINMILATGGPGMVKAAYSSGKPAIGVGAGNTPVVIDETADIKRAVASVLMSKTFDNGVICASEQSVVVVDSAYDAVRERFASHGGYMLQGKELKAVQDIILKNGALNAAIVGQPAYKIAELAGFTVPATTKILIGEVKVVDESEPFAHEKLSPTLAMYRAKDFDDAVSKAEKLVEMGGIGHTSCLYTDQDNQPERVKFFGDKMKTARILINTPASQGGIGDLYNFKLAPSLTLGCGSWGGNSISENVGPKHLINKKTVAKRAENMLWHKLPKSIYFRRGSLPIALDEVITDGHKRALIVTDRFLFNNGYADQITSVLKAAGVETEVFFEVEADPTLSVVRKGAELANSFKPDVIIALGGGSPMDAAKIMWVMYEHPETHFEELALRFMDIRKRIYKFPKMGVKAKMIAVTTTSGTGSEVTPFAVVTDDATGQKYPLADYALTPDMAIVDANLVMDMPKSLCAFGGLDAVTHALEAYVSVLASEFSDGQALQALKLLKENLPASYNEGSKNPVARERVHNAATIAGIAFANAFLGVCHSMAHKLGSQFHIPHGLANALLISNVIRYNANDNPTKQTAFSQYDRPMARRRYAEIADHLGLSAAGDRTAVKIEKLLAWLDSIKAELGIPKSIREAGVQEADFLAHVDKLSEDAFDDQCTGANPRYPLISELKQILLDTYYGREFHEDNSVAVKAEAPVVKADKKVKKNA; encoded by the coding sequence ATGGCTGTTACTAATATCGCTGAACTGAACGCACTCGTCGAGCGCGTGAAAAAAGCCCAGCGTGAATATGCCAATTTCACCCAAGAACAGGTTGATAAAATCTTCCGCGCCGCCGCTCTGGCTGCTGCAGATGCTCGAATCCCTCTCGCTAAAATGGCGGTTGCCGAATCCGGTATGGGTATCGTTGAAGATAAAGTGATCAAAAACCACTTTGCTTCTGAGTATATCTACAACGCCTATAAAGATGAGAAAACCTGTGGCGTGCTGGACGAAGACCACACCTTCGGTACCATCACCATCGCAGAACCTATCGGCATCATTTGCGGTATCGTTCCAACCACGAACCCAACTTCAACCGCTATCTTCAAATCTCTGATTAGCCTGAAGACCCGTAACGCAATCATCTTCTCCCCACACCCACGCGCTAAAGATGCGACGAACAAAGCCGCTGATATCGTACTGCAGGCAGCCATCGCCGCGGGTGCACCTAAAGATCTGATCGGCTGGATTGACCAACCGTCTGTTGAACTGTCTAACGCACTGATGCACCACCCGGACATCAACATGATTCTGGCAACCGGTGGCCCAGGCATGGTTAAAGCTGCATACAGCTCTGGTAAACCAGCAATCGGCGTTGGCGCAGGTAACACTCCTGTTGTTATCGACGAAACCGCGGATATCAAGCGTGCTGTTGCTTCTGTTCTGATGTCTAAAACCTTCGATAACGGCGTAATCTGTGCTTCTGAGCAGTCTGTTGTTGTGGTTGACTCAGCATATGACGCGGTTCGCGAACGTTTCGCCAGCCACGGCGGCTACATGCTGCAGGGTAAAGAGCTGAAAGCCGTTCAGGACATCATCCTGAAAAATGGCGCGCTGAACGCAGCCATCGTTGGTCAGCCAGCATACAAAATTGCTGAGCTGGCAGGCTTCACTGTTCCGGCTACCACTAAGATCCTGATTGGTGAAGTGAAAGTCGTTGACGAAAGCGAGCCATTCGCACACGAAAAACTGTCCCCTACTCTGGCGATGTACCGTGCGAAAGACTTTGATGACGCCGTCAGCAAAGCAGAAAAACTGGTGGAAATGGGCGGTATCGGTCATACCTCTTGCCTGTACACCGACCAGGACAACCAGCCAGAACGCGTGAAATTCTTCGGCGACAAAATGAAGACCGCACGTATTCTGATCAACACCCCGGCTTCTCAGGGTGGTATCGGTGACCTGTACAACTTCAAACTCGCGCCTTCCCTGACTCTGGGTTGTGGTTCATGGGGTGGTAACTCCATCTCTGAAAACGTTGGTCCTAAGCACCTGATCAACAAGAAAACCGTTGCTAAGCGAGCTGAAAACATGTTGTGGCATAAACTTCCGAAATCTATCTACTTCCGCCGTGGCTCTCTGCCAATCGCGCTGGATGAAGTGATTACTGATGGCCACAAACGTGCGCTCATCGTGACCGACCGTTTCCTGTTCAACAACGGCTATGCAGACCAGATCACCTCTGTTCTGAAAGCCGCTGGCGTTGAAACTGAAGTGTTCTTCGAAGTTGAAGCTGACCCAACCCTGAGCGTTGTTCGTAAAGGTGCTGAGCTGGCGAACTCCTTCAAACCAGACGTGATCATCGCGCTGGGCGGCGGTTCCCCAATGGATGCCGCGAAAATCATGTGGGTAATGTACGAACATCCAGAAACTCACTTCGAAGAACTGGCGCTGCGCTTTATGGACATCCGTAAACGTATCTACAAGTTCCCGAAAATGGGCGTGAAAGCGAAAATGATCGCCGTCACCACCACTTCCGGTACCGGTTCTGAAGTGACTCCGTTTGCGGTTGTGACCGACGACGCGACTGGCCAGAAATACCCACTGGCTGACTACGCGCTGACTCCAGATATGGCTATCGTTGATGCCAACCTGGTGATGGATATGCCGAAATCACTCTGTGCGTTCGGTGGTCTGGATGCAGTGACTCACGCCCTGGAAGCTTACGTTTCCGTACTGGCTTCTGAGTTCTCTGACGGTCAGGCTCTGCAGGCTCTGAAACTGCTGAAAGAAAACCTGCCAGCGTCTTACAACGAAGGCTCTAAAAACCCGGTTGCTCGTGAGCGTGTGCACAATGCTGCCACCATCGCAGGTATCGCGTTTGCTAACGCCTTCCTCGGTGTGTGTCACTCCATGGCGCACAAGTTGGGCTCTCAGTTCCACATTCCTCACGGTCTGGCGAACGCCCTGCTGATCTCCAACGTTATCCGCTACAACGCGAATGACAACCCAACCAAGCAGACTGCATTCAGCCAGTACGACCGCCCAATGGCTCGTCGTCGCTACGCTGAAATCGCAGACCACCTGGGTCTGAGCGCTGCCGGTGACCGTACCGCTGTGAAGATCGAGAAACTGCTGGCATGGCTGGACAGCATCAAAGCTGAACTGGGCATTCCTAAGTCAATCCGTGAAGCGGGCGTTCAGGAAGCTGACTTCCTGGCACACGTTGACAAGCTGTCTGAAGATGCCTTCGATGACCAGTGTACTGGTGCGAACCCGCGCTACCCACTGATCTCCGAGCTGAAACAGATTCTGCTGGATACTTACTACGGCCGTGAGTTCCACGAAGACAACTCTGTTGCAGTGAAAGCTGAAGCACCGGTTGTTAAAGCTGACAAGAAAGTGAAGAAAAACGCTTAA
- the tdk gene encoding thymidine kinase — protein MAQLYFYYSAMNAGKSTALLQSAYNYQERGMRSMVYTAEIDDRFGAGKVSSRIGLSSPATLFNTQTDLYEEIRAEHAQKPVHCVLVDESQFLTREQVHALSEVVDQLDIPVLCYGLRTDFRGELFIGSQYLLAWSDKLVELKTICFCGRKASMVLRLDQEGKPYAEGEQVVIGGNERYISVCRKHYKEALVVGSLTALQEQSRR, from the coding sequence ATGGCACAACTTTATTTCTACTATTCCGCAATGAATGCAGGGAAGTCCACCGCGCTACTGCAGTCTGCTTATAATTACCAGGAAAGGGGCATGCGCTCCATGGTCTACACCGCCGAGATCGACGATCGCTTTGGTGCCGGAAAGGTCAGCTCACGTATCGGCCTGTCGTCGCCTGCGACGCTGTTTAATACCCAGACAGACCTGTATGAAGAGATCCGCGCTGAACACGCTCAAAAGCCGGTACACTGCGTTCTGGTGGACGAAAGCCAGTTCCTCACGCGTGAGCAGGTGCATGCGTTGTCAGAAGTGGTCGATCAGCTGGATATTCCCGTGCTGTGCTATGGCCTGCGTACTGATTTCCGCGGCGAGCTGTTTATTGGCAGTCAGTATTTACTGGCATGGTCCGATAAGCTGGTGGAGCTGAAAACCATCTGTTTCTGCGGACGTAAAGCGAGCATGGTGCTGCGTCTTGATCAGGAGGGGAAACCCTACGCTGAGGGCGAGCAGGTGGTGATTGGCGGCAACGAGCGTTATATCTCCGTGTGCCGTAAACATTATAAAGAAGCGCTGGTGGTCGGCTCGTTGACGGCGTTACAGGAACAGTCCCGGCGCTAA
- the hns gene encoding histone-like nucleoid-structuring protein H-NS: protein MSEALKILNNIRTLRAQARECTLETLEEMLEKLEVVVNERREEESAAAAEIEERTRKLQQYREMLIADGIDPNELLNSMAAAKTGTKAKRAARPAKYSYVDENGETKTWTGQGRTPAVIKKAMDEQGKQLDDFLIKD, encoded by the coding sequence ATGAGCGAAGCACTTAAAATTCTGAACAACATCCGTACTCTTCGTGCGCAAGCAAGAGAATGCACCCTCGAAACTCTGGAAGAAATGCTGGAAAAATTAGAAGTTGTTGTAAACGAACGTCGTGAAGAAGAAAGCGCCGCTGCTGCTGAAATCGAAGAACGCACGCGTAAACTGCAGCAATATCGTGAAATGCTGATTGCTGATGGTATCGATCCAAACGAATTACTGAACAGCATGGCTGCCGCTAAAACCGGTACTAAAGCAAAACGCGCTGCTCGCCCGGCTAAATATAGCTACGTAGACGAGAACGGCGAAACTAAAACCTGGACTGGCCAGGGCCGCACCCCAGCGGTAATCAAGAAAGCCATGGACGAGCAAGGCAAACAGCTGGATGATTTCCTGATCAAGGATTAA